GGGAATCTGCCACAGCGGCACGTTACGGTACTCGCTCACTTCATAACTGGAGAAACCCCGGTGAATGGCCGCCACATCTGGCAAACCCGCCGCCCACAGCCGTTCAATGGCCCCGGCCCACAAAGCCAAATCTGGATTCACGGGGTTCTTGACCATGACCGGAATGTTGGTGCCGCGCAGCGCATCTGCCAATTCCTGCACCGCAAAAGGGTTTACGGTAGTGCGCGCACCAATCCAAAGCACATCAATATTATGCTTGAGCGCGATGTCAATGTGGTGCGGGCGGGCGACTTCGGTGGCCACGGGCATGCCCAGTTCCTGCCGCACTTCCTGCAGCCATTTCATGCCTTCGGTGCCAACGCCTTCAAAACTTCCGGGCTTGGAACGCGGTTTCCAGACGCCGGCCCTAAACAAATCCACGTTCAGCGCCTTTAGTTGCCGGGCGGTGTCCAGGACCTGGTCCCGTGATTCGGCGCTGCAGGGCCCGGCAATCACCAGCGGCCGGCGGCGTAGTTTGCCCAGTTGGTAAAAGTAGTTGTCTTCTTTTCTTCGTTCCATGCCTAAAAAAGTAAAGGGTACAATCCGTTTTCGGGCTCATTTCCGTAAACGAAGCCAAAAACAACTAACAACCGTTTTTACGTTATCTTTGTAGCGCTCTTAAAAATAGCAAATACTTGTATATGAATCCTGCCCCAACCGTTTCTTTTGAAGACACCGCCATTGCGTTCGCAGACAAATCTGACGCTGAGCTGTATAAGACGTATCTTTTGTTTGCGGCCATGAACAACAACTCCCTGGTGAAGATGGGCGGCGGCATGATGAAAAAAGCCCTGAGCTGGAATTTGCCGGTCAAGTTCCTGATCAAGAAAAGCATCTTTGAGCAGTTCTGCGGCGGCGAAACCATACAGGAGTGCACGCCCACCATCCACAAACTGGCGGCCTCGGGCATTGGCACCATCTTAGACTACTCCGTAGAGGGCGAAAGCAACGAAGCCAGTTTTGACCACACCATGCATGAGATCATAGCCACCATTGACATGGCCGCCAACTCGGGCCACATCCCGTTCTCGGTGTTCAAAGTGACCGGCCTGGCAGACTCAGACGTGTTGGCCAAGGCGCAGCTGGACCAGGAAATGGACGCCCAAGACAAAGCCGCCTACAGCCGGGCGCGGGCGCGGGTGAAAGCCATCTGCCAGCGGGCGTATGACAAAGGCGTGCGCGTGTTCATTGACGCCGAAGAAAGCTGGCTGCAGGAAACCATTGACCAACTCTGCTATGACATGATGGAACTCTACAACCAGGAGCGCCCCATTGTCTACAACACCTACCAACTCTACCGCCATGACCGCCTGGACGTAATCAAGCGCGATTTTGAACGGGCCCAGAAACACGGGTATTTTTTAGGCGGAAAACTGGTGCGCGGCGCTTACATGGAAAAAGAGGCGCGCGTGGCCCAGCAGAAAGGCTACCCCAACCCCATCAACCCCAGCAAACAGGCCACCGATGACCTGTACAACCAAGCCCTGAAATTCTGCGTGGCCCACGTGGACCGCATTGCCATCTGCGCCGGCACACACAATGAACAGAGCTGTTATTTACTCATGGACCTGATGGCACAGCGCGGCCTGGCCCCCAGTGATGAACGCATTTATTTCGCGCAGCTGCTGGGCATGAGTGACAACCTTTCTTACAACCTGGCGCACGCCGGGTACAAAGTGGCCAAATACGTGCCCTATGGCCCCGTAGAAGCCGTAATGCCATATTTACTGCGCCGCGCCGACGAGAACACCGCCATTGCCGGCCAGACCAGCCGCGAGTTTGGGTTGGTAAAAAAAGAACTGGACCGCCGCAAACACAAATAAACACTACATTTGTCCCTCGTTTTCCGTTTTCGGCTTCATTTTCAGAAATGAGCCCTAAAACGGAAATCGTTTGGGCAGGGCACAAAAAAAACGTCTCCCGCGCAAACCGCAGGAGACGTTTTTTTTCTTTTACCTAGTTGCGTGTGCTGCCACACGCGGCTAATTACTGAGCAGTTGTGCCAGTAGTGGTAGTAGTGGTAGTGGTAGTAGTGTCACCAGAAGTAGTAGTAGTGGTGGCAGTAGAATCACCAGTTACAGTAGCATCAGCTTCAGTAGCGTCAGTTGCTTCAGTTGTAGTTTCAGTAGTGGTTTCAGTAGTTTCAGCAGTTTTAGTTTCGCAAGAAGCGAATACGAACATACCAGCAACTAGGGCAAGAGAAAATACCTTTTTCATTTTAAGATTTTTTAAGGGTTTTAGCGTTAATTTCACCCTTAATACCACTACCCCCCGGGAGGTAACCCACCAAAACAGAAAAAAATTTTATTTTTTTAATTGGGTTACTAATCCCTTGAAACTGTATTAATTGACAAGCATGATTAGGAAGGCGCAAGAGGCCGATGCCGACATTATAGAAGGGATTTTGCGGGACGACGAGGCAGCCTTGGGTAGGTTGTACAAGCTCCACTTCCCCACGGTGCTGTTCTTTGTGCAAAGCAACAGCGGCACCGAGGACGACGCCAAGGACATTTTTCAGGAGGCCGTGATTGTCTTCTATGAAAAACTCAAGGCGGGACAGCTGGAACTCAACTGCCAGATCAAGACGTACCTCTACTCCATCTGCCGCAGGCTCTGGCTCAAGCGTTTGTCGCGCAGCAGCCGGTTCAGCAGCGGCCTGGTAGAAGACACAGAGGCTGAACTGACGCCCGTGGAAGAGGAAACCGACCAGGCCGAGGAAAACGAACTCAAGTTCTCCGCCATGGGCTCTGCCCTGGAGAAACTGGGCGAGCCCTGCAAAACTTTGTTGGAGGACTTCTATATAAGGAGCATGGGCATGCCCGAGATCACCGAGAAGTTTGGCTACACCAATGCAGACTCGGCCAAAAACCAGAAGTACAAATGCCTCATGCGTCTGAAGAAACTATTTTTCTCAGATTACAACGGCTTGTCATAAAGCCATTACCCACACCCGGGAGGGTGAACCTATATGAGTGACAGGGAATTATTTGAATTACTAGAGCGCTACCACCAACGCCAGGTGACGTCTGCAGAGCGGCAAGCCCTGGAGGCCCGCATGGCCGAGGATCCTATGTTCGCGCAGCGGGTGCAGGAGTTTCAGATGCTCACGTCCACGCTGCACGGTTTTGGCAAGCAGAAAGCCCTGCGGGCGAAACTCAACGCCTTCCACCAGGAATGGAAAGCCTCTGCCCCGGCAGTGGCCCCCGCGCCAGTAAGGCGCCGCACCCCCGTGCAGGTGTTCATGAAGCGGTACGCCGCCACCATGGGCGTGGCCGCCACGGTAGCCATTGTCACGGTATTCAGCAGCTTGCTAGGCATGGAGATGTGGCGTTCGGCTACCAAACAGCAGACAGCCCGTTACGTGGAACTCAGACGCGAAGTAGACGCCCTAAAGCGCAAGCAGAACGCCTTGTTACAGACACCCAACACCTCGCCTAAAAATCAGGTGAATCCGGGTCAGTTCAGCGGCACCGGCTTTGTACTCACCGCAGACGGTTATTTTGTGACCAGCTACCACGTGATTGAAGGCGCAGATTCTTTGATGATTGAAAACAAGAACGGCACCAAGTACAAGGTAGAGGAAATCTACTCAGACCAAATCAGAGACCTGGCCTTGCTGCGCGTGACAGACACCTCGTTCTCCGGTTTCGGTAAACTGCCTTATTCCTTTAAAGCCAAAGAGACAGACTTAGGCGAACGCGTGTTTACCTTGGGTTACCCCAGAGAAGACGTGGTGTTTGGCGAAGGTACCTTGAGCTCCAAGTCTGGGGTGTACGGTGACACCGCCTCTTACCAGATTTCCATTCCGTTGAACCCGGGCAACAGCGGCGGCCCGCTGCTAGATGACAAAGGCAACATGATTGGCGTGATCAGCGGCAAACTGCTGGGCGTAGACGGGGCGGCCTTCGCGGTGAAGACGGCCTATCTGCTGAACCTGCTGGACCAATTGCCTGACCACCGCCTGCCGCAGCCTATTGAATTGCCCAAGGTGAATACCTTAACCGGCACCACCCGCCCCCAGCAATTAAAGAAACTCCAGGACTTTGTTTACATGGTGAAAGTGTATAATTGATAGGCCCTTTTTCCAACTTAATCAAGAAAAGCCCACGATCTGCATCGTGGGCTTTTCTTTTAGATTCACTTTGGAGGGCGCTGTAACTAATACAGATTGTTTGCGTTTATCTAATCTCAAAACTGGCAGAGCATCGTCAGGTTCTGTATTTGCATTTACTATTATGTTACACTTACTCAACATTAAACAACGAACTATGGAAAATCAAACTGGTAACACCGGCAATTCACGCATGATGACAGGTATGTTCAGAGACAGAGAAAGTGCAGAACGCGCTTACAACGCTCTCCACAGCCGTGGCTACAGCAAAGATGATGTGAACGTGATCATGAGCGATGATGCTCGTAAGCGCCACTTCGCAGACAACGTAGACAATGACACCGAACTAGGAAGCAAAGCCCTTGAAGGTGCTGGCGCTGGTTCTGCCATTGGTGGTACGTTAGGTGCTATTGTAGGAGCCATTGCTGCTATTGGTACTTCTGTTGCCTTGCCAGGTTTAGGCTTGATCATTGCCGGTCCGTTGGCTGCTGGTTTAGCTGGTGCCGGTGCAGGTGGCTTGACAGGTGGTTTGCTTGGAGCCCTGGTAGGTTCCGGTATTCCTGAAGAGCGTGCCCAGGTATATGAGTCTGGAATCAAAGAAGGTAACATTGTAATGGGCGTGACCCCACGTTCTGAAGATGATGCTACCTATTTTGAAAACGAGTGGCGCACCAACCGTGGTGAGCATATCTACAGATAGTAGAAACTCCCAATAAATAGAAAAGCCCGGTCTCTACATTAGAGGCCGGGCTTTTTTGCGTTCTGCTTTCTGTAAATTTTTAGAGTCAGTATTTAGATTTCCGTTTTCGGGCTCATTTCCAGAAATGAGCCCGAAAACGGAAAATCAATCTGGCTTAATTCAACTCCAGCCTAATGGGCAAGGTCATCTTCACGGGCACGGCGCGGCCGTTCTGGATGCCGGGCTTCCAGCGGGGCATTTTACTCACCACGCGTATAGCCTCCTCTTCAGTACCGAAGCCCAGGCCTTTCAACACTTCTATCTGGGCTATATCGCCGGAAGGCATTACCACAAAACTCAGTACCACCGTTCCTTCAATGCCTTGGCTTAAGGCCGCTCTGGGGTATTTAATGTTTTTGCTGATGTAACTCATCAATTTCTGTAAGCCACCCTCATATTCTGGCATCTGTTCTACTACAGTGAAAATTGAAGGCGCAGGTTCTGCGGTTCCCTCCCCACCTCCAGTGCCTGAGCCGGTGCCATCATTGGGCATGGGATTTCCGCCCTGGCCCGGCTCTTCTCCAGTAAAAGTGGTGTGCCCAGAGTGGGCGGTCTGCAGTTGTTCCTGGGTGGGGATCTCATCTGTGACTACTTTTGATTCCTCCACCACTTTGGGCACTGTATTTTTTATGGTACTCACTTTAGGCTCGGGCGCGGCCTCCGGCTGGGTAGTGGCTGGTTTCACTTCCTTTAGTTTTTCCATGACCACCGTCACCATGAGCGTGGTGTCTTTTGAAGCCACGGTAGAGATTTTAGCATCGCCTTTGAAAATCTTGCCAATGGCGGTGGGCACACTGAACAGCAGCACAAAGAACCCCACTGCCAACAAGATGGCTTGCCCCAAGTGTTTTTTGTACAGCAGTCTGAGTTGGTAGGCGCCGTAGGCTTTGTTGCGGTGCTCAAACACAATGTCATTTAAGGTAGGCTGAAGAGCAATGGCGGTAGCGGTAGTTGGTTTCATGGCAGTGTTGGTTAGAGGTAGAGAAGGTTGCTTTCCCCTATGATGCGCGCGCCACATTTTTTCCATAAACCTTTGTAATAATTTTAGGCGCCGGGCTACTTATGAAAAGTCAGGGCTTCTGGTAAAAATCAGAACAAAAGACACTTACCGGCTGTTATACCTTTGTTTGGCAAGAAAAATTATCTAGCGCCGGGCTGCGTGCCGCATTATCTGGCTTTTATAAATAAATTGGCACGCGGTACACCTTAGATTGGCTTGTTTTCGTTAGAAGCAATAAGCCCCGCAGAAATCAGGCATTACTTTTGCATCTTTACCCATTGACTTTATCTTCACTCCCATATGTTCTCATTCAAAACTAAACTAGTGGCTTACGGTACCGCGGCATCTGTGGTATTTGGCGTTGCGTCTTACAAGCTCCTGGAGAAGGACGGCGTGCCCCGTGACCAGAAAAACGAAGTGCTCACCAAGGTGCTCATGCAGGGCCTGAGCTCGGCGCACTACTCCCCGGAGAAGTTGGATGATGACTTTTCAAAGAAAGCCTTCGCGCTGTACCTGGAGCGCCTGGATTCCAATAAAAAATTCCTGCTGCAGTCTGACGTGGACCAACTAAAGGCCTACCAAACCCAGCTGGACGATGAGTTCAAGAACGGTTCTTTCAAGTTCTTTGACTTGTCTATGACCTTGTTCCAGAAACGCCTGAAAGAGGCCGAAAGCTATTACAAAGAAGTGCTGGCCAAGCCGTTTGAGTTTGACAAAGACGAAACCATTGAGGTGAAGTCTGAGAAACTCAAATTCGCCACGTCGCAGGCCGCCTTGAAAGAGGAATGGCGCAAATACCTCAAGTACCAGACTTTGATAAGGGTGGCAGACGCCCTGGACACCCAGCAGAAAGCTGACACCGCCGGCAATAAAGAGCCGAAGAAAACCCAGTCGGTGATGGAAGCCGATGCCCGCAAGAAAATTCAGGAAAGCTATGATGAGCTGTTCAAGCGCATGGGCCAGCTGGAGAAAGAAGACTGGCGCTCCACGTACCTGAACTCCTTCGCCAATATCTATGACCCGCACACAGAATACTTCGCGCCCAAAGAGAAAGAAGATTTTGATTTTGAGTTCTCTGGCCGCTTAGAAGGAATTGGCGCTGTGCTAACTGAGAAAGACGGTGTAATTAAAGTTTCTGAAATCACCCCGGGAAGCCCTTCGTACATGCAAGGTGAACTGAAAGCCGGCGACGCTATCTTGAAAGTGGCCCAAGGCGACCAGGAACCCGTGGACATTCAAGGCATGCGCCTGGACAAAGCCGTGACCTTGGTAAGAGGCAAAAAAGGCACCGAAGTACGCCTGCACGTGAAGAAAATTGACGGCACGCAAAAAGTTATCTCCATCATTAGAGACGTGGTGGTGCGCGAGGAAGGGTATGCCAAATCTTTGCTGATCAAAGGACCAAAACCTATTGGTTACATTCACCTGCCCGCTTTTTACGCCGACTTTAAAAACGCCGGTGGCCGCAACAGTGGCAAAGACGTAGCTGATGAAGTGGCCAAACTGAAACAGGAAAACGCTCAGGGCATCATTCTTGACCTTCGCAACAACGGTGGTGGTTCGCTGCAAGATGTGGTGGAAATGGTGGGCTTGTTCATTAAATCTGGTCCGGTGGTGCAGGTAAAATCAGCGAACGGCCCGGCGGCTGTGCTGGAAGACCGTGATCCGCAGGTGCAGTTTACCGGTCCTTTGGTGGTGTTGGTGAACGAGAACAGCGCCTCGGCGTCTGAAATTATGGCTGCGGCTATTCAAGACTACAAGCGCGGCGTGATTGTGGGCTCGTCTACCTACGGAAAAGGAACCGTGCAACAGTTCTTTGACCTGGACCAGGTATTGCCTGCCACCTTTGACGCCGTGAAACCATTGGGCCATTTGAAATTGACGACTCAGAAGTACTATAGAATCAGCGGCAAAACGGTGCAGCTGCGCGGCGTAACGCCAGACATTATTCTGCCAGACACTTACACGTACCTGAAATACGGCGAGAAAGAGCAGGATTACGCGTTGCCTTTTGATGAGATTCAGGCCGCCAAATTCTCTGCGGTGAACACCATGCCCATTGAGAAACTGAAAGCCTCTGCTTCTACCAGAATCCAGAAAAGCCCAACGTTCTCCTTGATCAACCAAACCGCCCTTAACCTGAAGACCAGAACAGACAACACGCTTCGGTCTTTGAAGTTAAGCACGTACCAGGAGGAGGAACGCAAAGCCCAGGCGCAGTCTAAGAAACTGGAAGACGCCCGCAAGATGGTGCCATTGCTGGATATGGCTACGCTGAAATCTGACGTGAGCAAACTATCCGCCGACACCGCTGCCTCTGCCCGCTTCCAGGCCTTCACCCGTAATGCCAAGAAAGACCTGTACCTGCAAGAAGCCGTTGCCATCATCAAAGACGGTTTATAAACCTTGCTGATTTGTAAAAAAGAGAAGGGCCGCTACCATGTAGTGGCCCTTCTCTTTTTAGGTGAATAGTAGTTGGCCTTTTCTTGGAATAAGAACCTGTTAGGTAGGAAAGATTGGCTGACATCTGTTTTCGGGCTCATTTGCAGAAACGAGCCCGAAAACCGAAATCGGGGAAGACCTCAAAGGGTTCAAAAACAAGTGAGGTCTTTTGCATTAACTGTCTCTTAGGTAGCGTAGTTATACTATAACGATGCTACATTTCTGATAAAACCAGATTCCTGTTTTCGGGCTCATTTCTGGAAATGAGCCCGAAAACAGAATTGGCGCAAAGGCTTCCCTAGCTTGATTTTTTCATGGCAAGAATTCTATTCAACTAAAAAAGGCCTGCAGTTTGCAGGCCTTTTTTAGTTGAAACGGTAGTAGTTTTTAGAACCTTACCCGCATGCTGGCTTCAATTTGAGAATCGGGTCTTTCACCGTTCACTTGCTTGTTGAGGTCAAAGGCGCCCAGCAGCTGGAAGTTGTTGCTAATGTTTACGCCCGCGTTCAGGTTCCAGACAGAGACATCATCAAACTGCCCTCTGTAAATAGCGCCGGCCGTGAGAAACCCGAAGTTGGCCTGCGCCCCGTACTGGAGTTTACTTTTGCCGTCTTTGAAAGGTTTGTCATAGAAAACCGAAGGCGTGATGCTGGCTTGGCTGGTGATCTCAAACCGATAGCCCGCCGTTAAAAATAATTCCCGGGGATTTTCGCGCTCAGCATTCTCCAGCAGATTGAAGTTTGGTTCCAGCAAACTGGCGAAGGTGGCACCAGCGTAGAAATTCCGCACGTTCAGCCAAAGCCCTACATCCACATCAGGCCTTAAATCGCTGTCATGGCCTACCAACCCCAGTTCATCTTCCGGGTGGGGCATTTCGCTTAAGTCAACGTTCATGTATTTGGCAGACAGCCGCGTGCCAATGGCCAGGCTGCTCCTGTTGCCAAACTTGAACCGTTTGGTGTAGGTTAAGCCCAACTGCCCCAGCCAGAACTGGTCAAATTGGTCATAGAGCATGTGCACGCCAATTCCGTTGCGGGTGGTGTCACCCACGTGGCCGTGGTAATAGGCAATAAACGCCAAGGGCGCCGTGGAGGTGGTACCACCCGGCAAGGCATTTAAGTGGCCGTTAATCCCAAACTCACGGCGCCCTTCTGCCCCGGCAAAGGCTGGGTTCAAAAAGAAATAATTCTGGTGGTACAACCTGGGAATGCTCACGCCCCGTTGCTCAATGATACTTTGCCCCTGGGAAACCCCCGCTACGAATAAAAGAGCAGCGGCAATGGCTATCTGTTTGAAATTCATGGTGCCTGATCAAAAATAAATTCGGTGAATATACGGCATTTTTGTGCTGTGGATACGCCCGCTGCGCTAGTAGTTTTGGCTATCTTATAACGTAGCAGCGGTAAACAGGTTAAACAGCACCAAACCAAAGTTAATAGCCCATGGCCGTATCATCGCCGCGTGGGTCAGCGCCCCCTTCCAGCCGGCCGTCTGGCAAGCGCAGAATGCCGTCTACCTTGCCAATTGAGCCTCGGTTACGGAGTTGGTGCCCTTTCTGCTGCAGTGCCTCGCGCACCTGCGCAGATAAGGCTTTCGCCTCTGGCTGAATTAAGTCTGGCAACCACTGGTGGTGGAACCGCGGGGCGCTCACGGCCGCCTGCATGGTCATGCCATGGTCCACCACATTCATCACCGCCTGAAACACCGAAGTGATAATAGTGGCGCCGCCGGGCGTGCCTACCACCATGAACAGCTTTCCGTCCTTTTCCAGAATGGTGGGCGTCATGGAACTGAGCATGCGCTTGCCGGGGGCAATAGCGTTGGCCTCACCGCCAATCAGGCCAAACATGTTGGGCACGCCGGGCTTCGCACTGAAATCATCCATCTCATTGTTGAGGAGAAATCCCGCGCCCTCCACCACTACATTGGAGCCATAATCACCGTTCAAAGTAGTAGTCACCGAAGCCGCATTTCCCCACTGGTCCACTATGGAATAATGGGTGGTTTGGTCGCTCTCTTTTCTGGCTAATCCTCCGGCCAAGACCTGGGCAGATGGCGTGGCTTTTTCCATGGACACCGTGGTCATGCGATTTTTGAGATAGTTGGCGTCCAGCAAGCTGCCCACAGGCACCTTGAAGAAATCTGGGTCACCCAAATACGTGGAACGGTCGGCGTACACTCTTCGCTCTGCCTCTACTATCAGGTGCGCGGTGTTGGTGGTTTGCCAGCCCCAGGTTTTGAGGTCATAGGGTTCCACCATTTTAAGTAACTGTATTAAGGCAATACCGCCGCTGGAGGGCGGAGGCATGGAAATCACTTTGTAGCCGCGGTACGTGCCGGTTATGGGCGCGCGCCACACAGCTTGATAGTCTTTCAGGTCTTGGTGCGTAATGATGCCGCCGCCGCGCTTCATTTCTTTCACTAATAAATCAGCAGTCTCTCCTTCATAGAAACCTGCGCGGCCTTTGTCTCTGATTCTTTCCAGCACCCTGGCCAATTCTGGCAGAAACAGCGTGTCCCCTTTTTTCCAGGGAATGTCTCTTTCCAGCACCGTTTTATGCTTGTTTGCTTTCTGTAGTTCTGCTTTGGTGCCGTTGAGTCCGCGGGCTTCGCGTTCTGTGAGGATTACACCGTTGCGCGCCAGGTCAATGGCGGGTTGCACCACCTGGTCCCAAGGCAATTTGCCCAGTTTCTGGTGCATAGTCACCATGCCGTCTACCGCGCCCGGCACCCCGGCAGCCAAATGACCCAAAATGCTTAAATCTGGAATCACATTGCCCTGCGCGTCTAAGTACATATTTTTGGTGGCCGCCGCCGGGCCGCGCTCGCGGTAGTCTAAAGACCCTATTTCACCGGTGGCCGTTCTGTACACCAGAAATCCGCCGCCGCCAATGTTGCCCGCAATGGGATACGCCACGGCCAACGCCAGCCCGGTGGCCGCAGCAGCATCATAGGCGTTGCCGCCTTTCTGTAAAATGGCCAGGCCAAGGCGCGTGGCGTCTGGGTGCGCGCTTACCACCATGCCCTTGCTTCCCAGCACGCCTCGGTCTGCAGCAGTGGAGGACGCCGCCTGCCGGTCACTGGTGGTACAGCCAGCCAATACTACCAACAAAGCTAAAAAGGAAGAAAACAGTGGTTTCATGCGGAGGATAGGTAACGTGTATGAATGCGGAAAAAGTTATTTAGAAGCGGCTAAAGTAATGCATTATTCCACTAATAAAAAAAGCCCGCCAAATGAGTTTAGCGGGCTTTTAGCTATAGGATTGCTAAAGTTTTAAAATAAGGGACTTTCATCTAAAAGTATTTCTGTTTTCGGGCTCAATTCTGGAAATGAGCCCGAAAACAGAAAGGCTAGGATTAGTTTTTCACGATTCTGGCGTAAAACGTTTTTCCGTCTACCTCAACCACCACCAGGTACAACCCGGCCGCGGCCCCCTGAAGTTTGGCAGAGACCTGGCCAGAAACAGCACGCACCGACCCGTTGAACGTTCCCAGCACCTGCCCTTGCACCGAACGCAGGCTTAGCTTCAGGTTCTTGTGGGCCAGTTCTGCCGGCAACTGCAACTGCACCGCACCTTGCGTAGGATTCGGAAACAGCTGTAGGCCACCGTGCTTGGCTTCGTTTCTCAAGCCTAACGGATTCACCAGGCTAAACCGCGCCATCACCGGCAAGTGGTCTGAGGTGGTGCTGGCATACACATCTGGTGAGGCAGCCCCCACTATAGCATACGGAATCACAATTCTGGCCGAGTTCTCAATAAAGAAGCCCTCCAATTCATTGGAATATAAGATGTGGTCAATCACGTTCTCACGGGTGATGTAGGTGCGAAGACCCGCCTGGCTCAACGGCAAGGTGGCGAATCTATAATTGGCTGCATCACTGGCGAACGGTTGGTACGTAGAGACCCGCGTCGCCACATCGGCCACGGTTTCGTCTATGTCATCGTTGTAATCACCTAACATAATAATGCTGGCGTTGGGGAAATAACGGTCCAGAGAATCTTTGAGCACGCGCACGTCATCTAAGCGGCGGTTGTAGGCTACCAAGGCTTCTTCTGGCGTGGCGCCGTCGTTGGCTTTGGCGTGAATGTTAATGAGGTGCAGGCGCTTGGTCACGCCGTTGATGGTGGCGTCTACCTCCAACAGATACGGGTAGCGCCCGCTGGCCCAGAAGTTGTTGATGTTGGTGGTGCCCGTCAACAAATACTTGCGTTGCACTTCAGTGACCGTGGCTTTCTTGTAAAAGTAGGCGACTTCCTGCGTGTTGTTGGAATACGTGGAGACAAACCCTTCATAGTCTGGCAACAGGGCTTTTAACTCATTGAAGGCCGCGGCGTTGGAAATTTCCTGGAACGCGTACACATCTGCGTCAATGGCCTCTATCACTTTTTTCACGTTGGCTCTCTGCAGCGCGTCATCAGACGGGCCCTGGCTAGCCGACCCAAACCACTCAATGTTCCAGGTGACCACGTCAAAAGTATTGTCTTTGCTCAGCACGGCGGCCGTTAAATAACCCAACTGTTGGTTCAGGTTGCTGGCCGTGAATGTCACTCGACCGGTGTACGCCTGGTTGTTGACCTGTATCGCGGTGAACCGGACGATGACGTTAGCCGTGGCGGCCTCGGTTTGGGTGAAAGTCAGCGTCTGCGCGAAATCTGTACCGTTTTTGGAGATCTGGAAAGGCGCGGCCATAGAAACGGTCAGGTCTGAATACAAACCCTCGGTGGTGAACGTAAAGGTTTTGTCTGCCGAAGCTCCCACTGCCAACGTCCCGAAATCTGCGTCTGAGAGCGGCGTAAGGTTGGTGATCAAGGTTGCCAGCGGCGGCGTGGTGGAATTGGAAACCTCAAAGTCATCTAAGGTCCAGCGCGGCGCGGCGGTTATGGTGGAGGCATAGACAAACGCCACGTGCACGTTGTTGCCCTTGAAACGGGTAAGATCCAGGTTTCTGGTTTGGGT
This region of Rufibacter sp. LB8 genomic DNA includes:
- the ggt gene encoding gamma-glutamyltransferase yields the protein MKPLFSSFLALLVVLAGCTTSDRQAASSTAADRGVLGSKGMVVSAHPDATRLGLAILQKGGNAYDAAAATGLALAVAYPIAGNIGGGGFLVYRTATGEIGSLDYRERGPAAATKNMYLDAQGNVIPDLSILGHLAAGVPGAVDGMVTMHQKLGKLPWDQVVQPAIDLARNGVILTEREARGLNGTKAELQKANKHKTVLERDIPWKKGDTLFLPELARVLERIRDKGRAGFYEGETADLLVKEMKRGGGIITHQDLKDYQAVWRAPITGTYRGYKVISMPPPSSGGIALIQLLKMVEPYDLKTWGWQTTNTAHLIVEAERRVYADRSTYLGDPDFFKVPVGSLLDANYLKNRMTTVSMEKATPSAQVLAGGLARKESDQTTHYSIVDQWGNAASVTTTLNGDYGSNVVVEGAGFLLNNEMDDFSAKPGVPNMFGLIGGEANAIAPGKRMLSSMTPTILEKDGKLFMVVGTPGGATIITSVFQAVMNVVDHGMTMQAAVSAPRFHHQWLPDLIQPEAKALSAQVREALQQKGHQLRNRGSIGKVDGILRLPDGRLEGGADPRGDDTAMGY
- a CDS encoding PorP/SprF family type IX secretion system membrane protein gives rise to the protein MNFKQIAIAAALLFVAGVSQGQSIIEQRGVSIPRLYHQNYFFLNPAFAGAEGRREFGINGHLNALPGGTTSTAPLAFIAYYHGHVGDTTRNGIGVHMLYDQFDQFWLGQLGLTYTKRFKFGNRSSLAIGTRLSAKYMNVDLSEMPHPEDELGLVGHDSDLRPDVDVGLWLNVRNFYAGATFASLLEPNFNLLENAERENPRELFLTAGYRFEITSQASITPSVFYDKPFKDGKSKLQYGAQANFGFLTAGAIYRGQFDDVSVWNLNAGVNISNNFQLLGAFDLNKQVNGERPDSQIEASMRVRF